One uncultured Carboxylicivirga sp. genomic window, TTTCATAATTCATACCAATTACCGAAATAGCTCCAATAAAATAAATAAGAGCCATTGCTGGTACGAGTCGTGATGTCACTTTAGCAATTCGTTTTATACCTCCAATAATTACAAACCCCAATAAGATAGCAAGAACGAAACCAGTAATTACATGAGGTAAGCCAAAAGTGGCAAAAATAGAATTGGAAATACTGTTAACCTGTGGCAAACTACCAGTACCGAATGAAGACAGCACTGTTGCAAAGGCAAAGATTGCGGCAATCCATTTCCCTGTTTTAATGAGTTTACCAGATGGCATTTTAATATTCAGACGCTCCCGCATAAAATACATTGGTCCACCAGCTATTGATCCATCAGCAGCCTTTTCTCTGTATTTATGAGAAAGCGTTACTTCAACAAACTTTGTAGTCATACCAATCATTGCGGTAACCAGCATCCAGAAAAGTGCTGCCGGACCACCTAAATGAACAGCCAAAGCAACTCCTGCTATATTACCGGTTCCAACTGTTCCGGAGAGAGCTGTTGTCAACGCCTGAAAATGTGATGTATCTCCTTCATCACCTTCTTTATCATATTTCCCTCTAACAATGCGTAAGGCATATTTAAAATATCTGATTTGAGGAAATTTTAGATAGATTGTAAAGAATAGACCGGTTCCTAATAATAACCATACGAACCAGTAATGGCTTCCAATATAAGAATCAATTAATTGTAGAAAATTATTCAGCTCTTGCATAAATTTCGGGCTTTTGAATTAACGAAAATATAATTCGGATTTTTTCAGGTTATGCTAAAAAACAAATTTTTATTCGATTGACCTTTATTTTAACGATATTTTTCACCATTCTTATCCATTTCTTTTTATATCTCATAAAAAAATGAGGTATTAAGGATACTTAAAAAAATCAAATCCCTTATATTTGAATTTCTAATACCTGAAATGCAAAAACCTAACACACAACAGTTCCGAAGTCTTTTTAAAGATGATGCCGTTTGGGGAGAACAAAAAGTTATCCACTTTCGCTGGTTTCTTATAATTGTAATCCTGTTTTTTGTAAGCTACATCTACCTAGAAGGATATGAAGAAAGAGCTCTTATCTCATTACTTCTTTCGAGTGTTTATATTTTTTACAATGCTGCTCTCAACTTCTTATTAAAGAGATTTGGCAGCGCTACCTGGATTCGTTTTCTATCAGCAACATTTGATATCTCAATTTTATCATTACACATATTTAATTATTCCTATTATTTTCAACCAATTGCAGTAACCACAGCTGCTTCAGTCTTTCTTTATCCTGTATTGATTTTACTGGCAGTGTTACGATACGATGGTAGGTTGGTGATATTTTCAACATTGTATTCCATTTTCTGCTTTAATCTTATTTACTTCTTGCGATCGCCTCATATCTCTCCCGAACTACTTGAACAAGTTGCTTCAGCAGATTGGGCGGGACAAATGTACAAGAGCACTTACTTATTACTAATGGGGTATTTCTTATTAGGAGTACCTGAGATGATTAAAAGGTTAGTAAGTAAACAACTGGTTTCAATAGAACAACAAAATTCTGTTAAGATTGACCTGGCTTTGGAAAAACAGAAAAACGAAATGACCCTTTTTCAGCTAAGGAAAGAAAAGATTCTTAATAAAAAACTGGAAGAACATAAACAAACTATTGAAGAGCAAAAAAAGAGCCTTGAAGAAGCGATTGAAATAAAAAACAAGTTATTCAGTATTATTGGTCACGATCTGAAATCTCCTTTTGCAGCACAAACATCCATTGTAGACCTGTTACTGGCAGATTTTAAATCATATAACAATGAAGATATTATTTCCATCCTTAAGTCTATTAAACGATCATCTCATCAGGGTTTGGAATTATTAGAGAATATACTTGATTGGTCGAGGCAGCAAAATAATATGATTAAGGCTCGAACGCATGCTATCTACATCATGGATGTCGTTAACAATGCTCTTGGCCATCTCCATAACAACATCAATCACAAACGCATACGCATCCACACATTCATTAACCCCAATGCACAAATAATTGCAGATGAGGACATTTTAAATACTATTTTAAGAAACCTGATTTCCAATGCTGTTAAATTCTCATATGTTGATGGCTCGATAAAAATAAGTACGCGCGAAAAAAACGATATGATTTATATAGAAATCAGTGATGAAGGAATAGGCATGAGTCCTGAACACGTTAGCATGATATTTGATCCCGGGCAAAAAATATCTACCCGTGGCACACAAAATGAGCCTGGTACCGGACTTGGATTATTTCTTTGTAAAGACCTTGCCTCAATGATGGCTGCCAATATTGATGTTGAAAGTGAACAAGGGAAAGGAAGTACTTTTTCAATTGCCTTCCCTTCCATTAAAAATCCTGTTGAAAAGAAATTACTTAATTCAAACCTTTCATAGATAGCTGAATTCTTTTACGCTGACGATCAACTTCCATCACTCTTACCTTCACTTGCTGCTGAAGTTTAACAACCTGTGAAGGGTCACTAACATACTGGTTCGACAGTTGTGAAATATGCACCAACCCATCCTGTTTCACCCCCACATCAACGAAAGCACCAAACTTGGTAATGTTGGTTACAAGACCGGGCAACTCCATTCCTTCATGTAAATCATCAATCGAATAAATTCCTTCAGCAAATGAGAAGGCCTTGATTGCAGCCCTTGGATCTCGTCCCGGTTTATCTAGCTCCTGCATTATATCATTTAATGTTGGCAAACCTACTTTATCATTGACATACCGCTTTAAATCAATTTTACTTCGAAATGTTTTATCCTTTATTAAATCAGCCACTTCACAATTTAAATCCTTGGCCATAGCTTTTACCAACGGGTACGATTCAGGATGAACAGCTGTATTGTCCAATGGATTTTTGGCTGATGAGATACGAAGAAATCCTGCACTTTGTTCGAAGGCTTTTGCTCCCAAACGAGGCACTTTCTTTAATTCATCACGAGAACCAAAAGCTCCGTTGGCTGATCGGTAATCAACGATATTCTGAGCCAGCTGAGGACCTAGTCCGGATACATAAGTCAGTAAATGTTTACTGGCTGTATTAAGGTTAACTCCAACCGAGTTTACACACGATTCAACAACCGTATCTAATGACTTCTTTAATTGTGACTGATCCACATCGTGCTGGTATTGCCCCACTCCAATAGACTTAGGATCTATCTTCACCAATTCGGCAAGCGGATCCATCAATCGACGACCAATAGACACTGCACCACGCACGATTACATCGTAATCAGGAAATTCCTCACGAGCTACTTTACCTGCAGAATAAACCGATGCACCATCTTCACTAACTACAAAAACATCTACTTTTTGAGTAAAAGTAAGGCCTTTTGCAAAAGCTTCTGTTTCGCGCGAAGCTGTACCATTACCAATAGCTATAGCTTCTATCTTATGCTTATCTGCCAGCTTTAAGATCAGATCTCTTGATTTTTGATATTCATTTTGAGGTGGGTGTGGATAAATGGTGGCATTCTCCAACAAATCTCCATACTGATCAAGACAAACCACCTTACACCCAGTTCTGTATCCGGGATCTAAGGCCAGCACACGTTTCTGCCCCAATGGAGAAGCCAGTAATAATTGTCTCAGGTTATCAGCAAATACTTTTATTGCTTCTTCGTCTGATTTCTCTTTAAACAGATTTGAAAATTCAGTTTCGATAGAGGGAGCCAATAACCTTTTATAAGCATCTGTAACTGCGTCTTGAACCTGAGCAGCCGAATCAGTATCACCTTTCACAAAATAGCGATCCAATCGCTCCATTGCATTTTCTGCATCAGGTGCAATGGTAAGTTTCAAATAACCTTCTTTCTCACCACGACGCATTGCCAGGTAACGATGCGAAGGACATTTTTTCAACGGTTCAGACCATTCGAAGTAATCGTTATATTTTGCAGCTTCCTCTTCTTTACCTTTCACCAATTTAGATGAGATAACAGCCTCTTTCTCAAAAACGGAACGAACAATCTCACGTCCTACCTTATGCTCATTAATCCATTCTGCTATAATATCACGTGCTCCTTGCAATGCATCTTCAACCGTTGGCACATCAGCTTTAACAAAAGCAGCAGCCCTTCCTTCTACATCACGTTCGTGTTGTTTCATGATTATTTTAGCCAATGGTTCAAGGCCTTTTTCTCGGGCCATAACCGCACGGGTTTTACGTTTAGGCTTATAAGGCAGATAAATATCTTCCAGTTCGGTAAGATTATAGGTAGCTTTTATTTTTGCCTTTAAATCATCTGTTAACACTCCTTGCTCTTCCATCGACTTGAGAATCGTTTCCTTACGTTTCTCAATCTCCTGAAGCTTTTCATAACGTTCCTTTACCGAACCAACCTGAACCTCGTCCATGCTACCAGTCATTTCTTTTCGATAACGACTGATAAAAGGAATTGTGGCTCCTTCATCAAGCAGGGATAAAACATTGGCCACGCCACGGGTTGCCAAATTCAGTTCTTTGGATATAATGTCAACAAACAAATTTTGCATGGTTCGATATATTTAGATTTAAACACAAAAATTGCCTGAACTGGTTAGAGCAGGCAAAATATGTATGCTTCAATATAAAAACGTTCTTTTTAAGAATTATTTCTTGTTATCCTTCTTTTTGAAGTTATTTTTCTTGTTACCCTTAAATCCACCTTTTCGTTTTCTGCCTCTTTTCAGCTCTTCCGGATTATAAACAGGTGCTTCTCCCAAATCGGGTGGCAATGGGATTTTATAGATATTGGTTTCGATCAACTGTTCAATACGATAAAACTCGAGAATCTCCTTATCATTAATTAATGTAATTGCAACTCCCTGAGTGGCAGCCCTGGCTGTTCGTCCTACACGGTGCACATAATCCTCAGCATCGCGCGGCACATCAAAGTTAATAACCAAATCAATCTTTTCTATATCAATTCCACGGGCAATAATATCAGTGGCAACCAATATCTGAACATTACGATTACGAAACTCACGTAATACATCTTCTCGTTCGGCTTGTTCCAGGTCAGAGTGAATAGCTTTGGCGTTAAACCCATTATTTAAAAGCGAACGGGCTATTTCTTTCACCTTAACTTTGGTGGATGAGAAAATAATGATGCTTGGCAGATCTTTGTCTTTCAGTAATCCATTGAGTAAAGGAATTTTCTGCGTATCATAAACCATGTAAGCCGCCTGTAAAATTCCTTCTGCCGGTTTACTGATGGAGATATTCACTTCTTCCGGATTATTCAGAATATTCTTTGCCAGTTCCCTTATTTTAGGAGGCATGGTAGCAGAAAACATCAATGTTTGCCTCTCTTTTGGAAGATGCGTAACAACCTGCATAATATCATCAAAGAATCCCATATCAAGCATACGGTCAGCTTCATCCAGAATTAAATGCTGCAAGGTTGACATATTAACATATCCCATGCTCAGGTGCTGTATCAAACGTCCCGGAGTGGCTATAACAATATCAGCTCCGGTAGTTAAAGCATTCTTCTGACGATTCCATTCTTCCTTGTCATTACCTCCGTAAATAGCCGTAGATGAGATATCCAAAAAATAACCAAAACCTTCCATTTGCTGATCAATCTGGATAGCAAGCTCTCGTGTAGGCACTAAAATCAAAGCATTGATTTTATTATGTCCGTTACGAACCAATTTATCAAGTACCGGAAGAAGATAAGCTGCTGTTTTACCGGTTCCGGTTTGAGCACAGGCAATCAGATCAATTCCTTCTTTGATCACAGGTATTGTTTTTTCCTGAACAGGAGTTGCTTTCTCAAAACGCATGGCTTCTAAACCATCAAGCAACTCATCGGCAAAATTGAATTCTTTAAATTTCAATGGTATCGTATTACAAAATCTTATTCTACATAAATCACCAAACCTTTCAGATATTCTCCTTCCGGATGATAGATATCCACCGGATGGTCAGCCGGCTGAGTTAGTTGCTGCAATATACGAACTTTACGATTAGCCTTTGCTGCTGCTGAGAAAACCATGGTTCGGAATTGTTCTTTACTGATAACCTGAGAGCACGAGAAAGTAAAAATAATACCCCCCGAACGAATTTGTTCAATAGCCTTGGCATTTAATCTGCGATAGCCCTGAATAGCATTCTTCACTACATTCTGATGTTTGGCAAATGCCGGCGGATCAAGAATTATCAGATCATATTTATCTTTTATACCTCCCAAAAATTTAAACGCATCTTCGGCATAAGCCTGATGTCGTTTATCATCAGGGAAGTTTAACTCTACGTTATTATTGGTAATGTATATGGCACGTTCTGAACTATCAACAGAATGCACCAGCTTAGCGCCACCTCGCATGGCATAAAACGAGAAACCTCCTGTATAGCAGAACATATTTAGGACTTCACGCCCCTTACTATATTTCTCCAGTAATGCTCGGTTATTTCGCTGATCTACAAAAAAGCCTGTTTTCTGGCCTTTCTCCCAGTCCACATGGAACTTCAATCCGTTCTCTAGGGCAATCTTCGCTGTTTTAGTTCCAAAAACATATCTGTTAATAGCCGTAACATGGGCTTTGTATGGTAATGTGCCTTCCGATTTACTGAAAACCGATTTTAACCGATCACCCATCACTTCTTTTAAAGCTTGAAGAATGGTTTCTTCAATGCGGTACATACCTACTGTATGCATCTGCACCACTGCAGTACCATTGTAAAAGTCAATGATTAATCCGGGCAGATAATCACCTTCAGCATGAACTAAACGAAAAGCATTGGTATCAGGATTATCAATCAATCCAACTGACATTCTTAAATCAAATGCATTTTGAATTTTATTTTTCCAGAAATCATAGTCAATCTCTTCCTGATTAAAAGTGAGTATTCGAACAGAAATTGACCCTATAATGGAATGACCTATGGCCAAAAAATTCTCATTATGATCAAGGACTTCTACCAGATCCCCCTCAACTAAATCACCTTTAATTTTTTTGATGGCTCCTGAAAACACCCAAGGGTGAAAGCGACTAATACTCTGCTCCTTACCGGGTTTTAAAACTAACTTTGGCAACTTTGCCATATATTTTTAAATACTTAATGTTTGTACTTCTTTTTTAGGAAACAAGGTGGTTAACTTGTTATAAAGTTCAATAGCAACCCATGCATCAGTAGCTGCATAAATAACCTGACTGGTTGACAAATGTGGAGCCTCCCAATTAGACAAACGCTGACGTTTGCTCACTCTGAAATGAAGCAGCAAGCCTGCCAATTTTCGCAAACTGGTATCTTCAATTCCCACTTGCTTCACATAATCCTGCAACTCAACAAAACCAGCATGTTTAAATGGTATTAATCGTTGCAAACCTCTGATATCATCTCTAATTCCTACTCCTATTTTAGAAATATCAGGATTTTCCATTAACCTGATTAATGCCGGATGCATACCTGTTTTATTTAATCTGAATAGATATCCCTGCTCGGTAGTTGCAAATTGCAACAGCGAAACTTTGTTTACCTTACCTTTCTGAAACGAAGGCTTTGTTTCGGTATCAAAACCAATGACTGAATATTGTTCCAATTCATGCACCAGTTCATCAATTTTTGTTTCATCTTCAACCACCACTACATCACCTTCAAAATGCTGTAATGGCAACTCGCTCAATGCCTCCTTCGAAATGGTTTTCTGCATTCAAATGTTGTTTTAGCTAAGTTCTTCATCGTCATCCGACCATTCCTTCTGGAAACGATCGAACCATGATTCTTTTCTTTTTTCCTCTTTTACTTCTTCCTCGCCTTCTTCCTCATCCAGTTCATCCTCACCGTAAAGCAAAGCATGAAGTGCCCGTAAGGTATTTACGGCTTTTTGCCCCCAGTAAAGCTCGAAGTTACTCTGAACCACGGATACGGCATCATTCATTATCTCTGTAACACCAATCCGATAGGCTGAAATAAAATCTTTTAAATCCTGATACATATCTGCCAGGTCTTCGGCAATGTATGAAATAACAGGAGTATCACTTCGCTGCATATCCTGATTAAATACTTCAAGATAATCATTAAAGCGGCCCATCAGTAATTCAAGTTTATTCTGAATATGAGCATAAGTCATCTCATCAACTGTCTTTTCCAGCTCATCTTCCATTTCGGCATCTAACTTTGGCAACATGCTTGCCTTTAAATACAAAAGAGGAATGATGCGGGTAGTAATTGTAATAAATTCTCTTCGAGGATATTGTTCGGCACTTTCCAGGAAATCGCAAAACTCTTTTGCTACCGTCACAAATTCAATTACATTCTTCGAATAAACTACATGCTTTAAAGGCTCTTCCATAATGTGATAATAATCTCCCGCTCTACGTTCTGAAAACTATTTATTGTTGAGCAAAAGTAAGAAAAAAAAAGCAGAGTGCATGATAAGTAAAAGCTAATACCTAATGACTGATTGCTTTTAGTTGAGCACAATAAGAAGTAATGGTTAATGAAGAGTGATGAATGAATTTTTTGTACCGATTACAATGTATACTTTTGGTTAATTGATAATCAACATTACTTTTCAATTGCGCCACCACTCATACTCACCCTGCTCATTTTCACCAATAACTTCATATTCTTCGAGCCAACGAATTACTTTCATTAAGTTATCGTCATCAATCTTCAGGTTGACAGATAACTGATTGAGAGTCATAGCTTGTTTTTTTAACAGCTTTTTAACCAACCGCTCTATTTCGTCAAAGTCCTTAACCGACAATTCTGTTTTCTTCATTTGCTGGCAAACATCACAATGGCCACAATTCTCAATATTCTTCTGTCCAAAATAACTTAACAACAACTTACTGCGGCAGATGTGATTTGTACTTCCGTATTCAATCACACTTTGTATACGATCTTCATACCGGGCCTTTCGATCCTGATAAACCTCTTTTCGTAATTCAATGTACTTATCATCTTCGCGCGAAGTTGTATAGGTAATCAGAGGTGTTTTTCGCTGCGGTATAAATTTGATTACTTTCAGCTTCGATAAAGTTACCAGGTACTCGTAAATTTTTTGTCGGGTAACATTCATACGCTTTGCTAAGACCTCTTCATTGATTGATACATACTCGGTGAACAATCCGGTATAAGAACGAAGCAGAAGCTTAATGAAGTTATCATAAACTTCATTGGCGACCTGAAATTTATACAACTCATCACGACGCATTATGAATATTACCTTTGATGATAGGTTAAGCTCTTCCGTAAATTCGATATAACCAGCCCGCTGCAATATTTTAAGGCTGTTAAAAACAACCATTACATTTAGTTTGTAAGTGCTGCAGAATAATCCCATATCAAAGTCGTAAACCATACCAAAACCACTCCCCACAGCCAATTGAAAGAAATTACCCAAAGCTTTGTATACATTTATAACGGTTTCTTTTTCGGGAAATGAAATGGGTATACTTCTTTTCAGACGAGCTTTATCATTGTTAGACCAAAGTAATAAAGCATAAGCTTTTTTCTCATCCCTTCCTGCTCTACCGGCCTCCTGAAAATAAGCCTCCAGCGAGTCAGGAGCATCCATATGTACAACCAATCGTACATCCGGCTTATCAATGCCCATACCAAAAGCATTGGTCG contains:
- a CDS encoding HAMP domain-containing sensor histidine kinase: MQKPNTQQFRSLFKDDAVWGEQKVIHFRWFLIIVILFFVSYIYLEGYEERALISLLLSSVYIFYNAALNFLLKRFGSATWIRFLSATFDISILSLHIFNYSYYFQPIAVTTAASVFLYPVLILLAVLRYDGRLVIFSTLYSIFCFNLIYFLRSPHISPELLEQVASADWAGQMYKSTYLLLMGYFLLGVPEMIKRLVSKQLVSIEQQNSVKIDLALEKQKNEMTLFQLRKEKILNKKLEEHKQTIEEQKKSLEEAIEIKNKLFSIIGHDLKSPFAAQTSIVDLLLADFKSYNNEDIISILKSIKRSSHQGLELLENILDWSRQQNNMIKARTHAIYIMDVVNNALGHLHNNINHKRIRIHTFINPNAQIIADEDILNTILRNLISNAVKFSYVDGSIKISTREKNDMIYIEISDEGIGMSPEHVSMIFDPGQKISTRGTQNEPGTGLGLFLCKDLASMMAANIDVESEQGKGSTFSIAFPSIKNPVEKKLLNSNLS
- a CDS encoding DEAD/DEAH box helicase; the protein is MKFKEFNFADELLDGLEAMRFEKATPVQEKTIPVIKEGIDLIACAQTGTGKTAAYLLPVLDKLVRNGHNKINALILVPTRELAIQIDQQMEGFGYFLDISSTAIYGGNDKEEWNRQKNALTTGADIVIATPGRLIQHLSMGYVNMSTLQHLILDEADRMLDMGFFDDIMQVVTHLPKERQTLMFSATMPPKIRELAKNILNNPEEVNISISKPAEGILQAAYMVYDTQKIPLLNGLLKDKDLPSIIIFSSTKVKVKEIARSLLNNGFNAKAIHSDLEQAEREDVLREFRNRNVQILVATDIIARGIDIEKIDLVINFDVPRDAEDYVHRVGRTARAATQGVAITLINDKEILEFYRIEQLIETNIYKIPLPPDLGEAPVYNPEELKRGRKRKGGFKGNKKNNFKKKDNKK
- a CDS encoding ATP-dependent DNA helicase RecQ, with the protein product MDIFHHILKQYWGYTQFRPLQEDIIRSVASGKDTLGLMPTGGGKSLTFQVPGLAKEGICLVVTPLIALMKDQVENLRRRDVKAAAIHSGLTRDEINTILENCIFGGTKFLYLSPERIGTELFLEKLPHMQISMLAIDEAHCISQWGYDFRPSYLKIAKIREHLPDVPVLALTATATPEVVKDIQQKLHFKQENVFEKSFKRDNLAYVVRYAEDKEEQLLMVLQKVPGSAVVYVRNRKKTKEYAELLLKNGISASSFHAGMPQEVKDERQKQWTNGEVRVMVSTNAFGMGIDKPDVRLVVHMDAPDSLEAYFQEAGRAGRDEKKAYALLLWSNNDKARLKRSIPISFPEKETVINVYKALGNFFQLAVGSGFGMVYDFDMGLFCSTYKLNVMVVFNSLKILQRAGYIEFTEELNLSSKVIFIMRRDELYKFQVANEVYDNFIKLLLRSYTGLFTEYVSINEEVLAKRMNVTRQKIYEYLVTLSKLKVIKFIPQRKTPLITYTTSREDDKYIELRKEVYQDRKARYEDRIQSVIEYGSTNHICRSKLLLSYFGQKNIENCGHCDVCQQMKKTELSVKDFDEIERLVKKLLKKQAMTLNQLSVNLKIDDDNLMKVIRWLEEYEVIGENEQGEYEWWRN
- a CDS encoding DUF5063 domain-containing protein produces the protein MEEPLKHVVYSKNVIEFVTVAKEFCDFLESAEQYPRREFITITTRIIPLLYLKASMLPKLDAEMEDELEKTVDEMTYAHIQNKLELLMGRFNDYLEVFNQDMQRSDTPVISYIAEDLADMYQDLKDFISAYRIGVTEIMNDAVSVVQSNFELYWGQKAVNTLRALHALLYGEDELDEEEGEEEVKEEKRKESWFDRFQKEWSDDDEELS
- a CDS encoding 3'-5' exonuclease, whose amino-acid sequence is MQKTISKEALSELPLQHFEGDVVVVEDETKIDELVHELEQYSVIGFDTETKPSFQKGKVNKVSLLQFATTEQGYLFRLNKTGMHPALIRLMENPDISKIGVGIRDDIRGLQRLIPFKHAGFVELQDYVKQVGIEDTSLRKLAGLLLHFRVSKRQRLSNWEAPHLSTSQVIYAATDAWVAIELYNKLTTLFPKKEVQTLSI
- a CDS encoding class I SAM-dependent rRNA methyltransferase; its protein translation is MAKLPKLVLKPGKEQSISRFHPWVFSGAIKKIKGDLVEGDLVEVLDHNENFLAIGHSIIGSISVRILTFNQEEIDYDFWKNKIQNAFDLRMSVGLIDNPDTNAFRLVHAEGDYLPGLIIDFYNGTAVVQMHTVGMYRIEETILQALKEVMGDRLKSVFSKSEGTLPYKAHVTAINRYVFGTKTAKIALENGLKFHVDWEKGQKTGFFVDQRNNRALLEKYSKGREVLNMFCYTGGFSFYAMRGGAKLVHSVDSSERAIYITNNNVELNFPDDKRHQAYAEDAFKFLGGIKDKYDLIILDPPAFAKHQNVVKNAIQGYRRLNAKAIEQIRSGGIIFTFSCSQVISKEQFRTMVFSAAAKANRKVRILQQLTQPADHPVDIYHPEGEYLKGLVIYVE
- a CDS encoding Tex family protein; its protein translation is MQNLFVDIISKELNLATRGVANVLSLLDEGATIPFISRYRKEMTGSMDEVQVGSVKERYEKLQEIEKRKETILKSMEEQGVLTDDLKAKIKATYNLTELEDIYLPYKPKRKTRAVMAREKGLEPLAKIIMKQHERDVEGRAAAFVKADVPTVEDALQGARDIIAEWINEHKVGREIVRSVFEKEAVISSKLVKGKEEEAAKYNDYFEWSEPLKKCPSHRYLAMRRGEKEGYLKLTIAPDAENAMERLDRYFVKGDTDSAAQVQDAVTDAYKRLLAPSIETEFSNLFKEKSDEEAIKVFADNLRQLLLASPLGQKRVLALDPGYRTGCKVVCLDQYGDLLENATIYPHPPQNEYQKSRDLILKLADKHKIEAIAIGNGTASRETEAFAKGLTFTQKVDVFVVSEDGASVYSAGKVAREEFPDYDVIVRGAVSIGRRLMDPLAELVKIDPKSIGVGQYQHDVDQSQLKKSLDTVVESCVNSVGVNLNTASKHLLTYVSGLGPQLAQNIVDYRSANGAFGSRDELKKVPRLGAKAFEQSAGFLRISSAKNPLDNTAVHPESYPLVKAMAKDLNCEVADLIKDKTFRSKIDLKRYVNDKVGLPTLNDIMQELDKPGRDPRAAIKAFSFAEGIYSIDDLHEGMELPGLVTNITKFGAFVDVGVKQDGLVHISQLSNQYVSDPSQVVKLQQQVKVRVMEVDRQRKRIQLSMKGLN